One bacterium DNA segment encodes these proteins:
- a CDS encoding TonB-dependent receptor, giving the protein MSLLVSTVASTMVSAEDDPFEGIEEMVVIGDSTAGLLTSQSTSAIGFDALELGELGVEDLSDVSASIPNLSISSSNSTNASFFVRGVGLQDFGANATGAVSIYQDGVPRNASATQLVGLFDLSGLSVLRGPQGVGSFRNASAGAIQIQTATPEPEFSAFALSTVGRLTTPDARDAARYRFEGAVNAPIYSDTVSARLSAIFGHESPFFENGCANRSSLASRPVAASRNDPAAQLCDQTVRSGQGDGETLQVGERSGVSPFLGRYLGEVDDWGVRAQVRVQSPDRTLDLIVRGEVTHRNRDSTVGQHLGTGGPSGNLLGVRDNEGYRDSDITRLQDSLADQGVPFAEAQAIIQRGLRKDPLDGGPYRGDFDSPGRTILETLALSLTGKASFEAFEMKTNFGFLDYRKSERRDTDLSPNRRFPSAGNDQAWQVAGDVVFSGEEWLDLPVVWEAGVYTLTEQVEAALAQDLLGSAARDNQFTQEIYSLGAWASVEYEFLEGLTVAAGARYNWEQKDFEVQDINTRLLGNGGTFTLPPQRSSNQRTWDALTGFVELRHEFTADVSSYLRYSRGFKAGHFNPSRPLGAKVPGEGYADPESIDAFEWGVSSSFWNGRVALDGAFFFYLYRNYQVFRLSATETGVFRVIQNAERARNYGAEMELDLRPLEGIAPPLLENLRIQFRGGWLETEFLEFTEVDFRLFGAFPTTVLIDYTGNPLISAPSLQVSGTVTWRFEIPGIGTITPRYDFSWTDDVPFDANRGRGQIDGLGRSKFSPYLIGNLAYMIHNVRLSYATPDEGLEVAGWCRNVTDERFTTFAADISNFARQQLHYVGDPRSCGAEVRLAW; this is encoded by the coding sequence GCATTCCGAACTTGTCGATCAGCTCTTCGAACTCGACCAACGCTTCGTTCTTCGTACGGGGCGTCGGCCTGCAGGACTTCGGTGCGAACGCGACCGGGGCCGTCTCCATCTATCAGGATGGTGTGCCTCGAAACGCGTCCGCGACGCAGTTGGTGGGACTCTTCGATCTGTCGGGGCTCTCGGTACTCCGTGGGCCCCAGGGCGTCGGCTCGTTCAGGAACGCCTCTGCGGGTGCGATTCAGATTCAGACCGCCACGCCGGAGCCGGAGTTTTCCGCGTTCGCATTGTCGACGGTCGGGCGGCTCACGACGCCCGACGCGCGTGATGCCGCGCGATATCGCTTCGAGGGTGCCGTGAACGCACCGATCTACTCGGATACGGTCTCCGCGCGCCTCTCCGCGATCTTCGGACACGAGTCGCCCTTCTTCGAGAACGGCTGCGCGAACCGGTCTTCGCTCGCTTCGCGTCCCGTCGCCGCGAGCCGGAACGATCCAGCCGCGCAGCTCTGCGACCAGACGGTCAGGAGCGGGCAGGGCGACGGTGAGACCCTGCAGGTGGGTGAGAGGAGTGGCGTTTCGCCGTTCCTGGGGCGCTATCTGGGCGAGGTGGACGACTGGGGCGTGCGCGCCCAGGTGAGAGTTCAATCGCCGGATCGGACGCTCGATCTGATCGTGCGCGGCGAGGTCACCCATCGAAATCGTGACTCCACCGTCGGACAGCATCTCGGCACGGGCGGGCCGTCCGGCAATCTGCTGGGCGTGCGGGACAACGAGGGGTATCGCGACTCCGACATCACGCGGCTCCAGGATTCGTTGGCGGATCAGGGGGTCCCGTTCGCGGAGGCGCAGGCCATCATCCAGCGCGGCCTCCGAAAGGACCCGCTCGATGGCGGGCCCTATCGGGGCGACTTCGACAGCCCGGGTCGGACGATTCTCGAGACGCTGGCGCTCTCTCTCACGGGGAAGGCCTCCTTCGAGGCCTTCGAGATGAAGACCAACTTCGGCTTTCTCGACTACCGCAAATCCGAGCGACGCGATACCGACTTGTCGCCGAACCGACGGTTTCCGTCTGCCGGAAACGACCAGGCGTGGCAGGTCGCGGGAGATGTCGTCTTCTCGGGAGAAGAGTGGCTCGATCTCCCCGTCGTCTGGGAGGCAGGGGTCTACACGCTGACGGAGCAGGTGGAGGCGGCGCTCGCCCAGGACCTGCTGGGGTCGGCGGCCCGGGACAACCAGTTCACGCAGGAGATCTACAGCCTCGGGGCGTGGGCGTCGGTCGAGTACGAGTTCCTCGAGGGGCTCACGGTTGCGGCCGGCGCGCGTTACAACTGGGAGCAGAAGGACTTCGAGGTCCAGGACATCAACACGCGGTTGCTCGGAAACGGCGGCACGTTCACGCTGCCGCCCCAGCGATCGTCGAATCAGCGAACCTGGGACGCGCTGACCGGCTTCGTCGAGCTTCGACACGAGTTCACGGCGGACGTCTCGAGCTATCTGCGGTACTCGCGGGGCTTCAAGGCCGGTCACTTCAATCCGAGTCGTCCGCTGGGCGCGAAGGTGCCGGGAGAGGGCTACGCCGACCCCGAGAGCATCGACGCGTTCGAGTGGGGTGTGAGTTCGTCTTTCTGGAATGGTCGCGTGGCCCTGGACGGCGCCTTCTTCTTCTATCTCTACCGCAACTACCAGGTGTTCCGACTGTCGGCGACGGAGACCGGCGTCTTCCGCGTGATCCAGAACGCCGAGCGCGCGCGAAACTACGGGGCCGAGATGGAGCTCGACCTGCGTCCGCTCGAGGGCATCGCTCCGCCCCTCCTCGAGAACCTGCGTATCCAGTTCCGGGGTGGCTGGCTCGAGACTGAGTTCCTCGAGTTCACCGAGGTCGACTTTCGGCTCTTCGGGGCCTTCCCGACCACCGTCCTGATCGACTACACGGGCAACCCCCTGATCAGTGCGCCCAGTCTCCAGGTCTCGGGCACCGTCACCTGGCGCTTCGAGATCCCCGGTATCGGAACGATTACGCCGCGCTACGACTTCTCGTGGACCGACGACGTGCCCTTCGACGCGAACCGCGGCCGTGGGCAGATCGACGGGCTCGGGCGCAGCAAGTTCTCGCCCTATCTGATCGGGAACCTGGCCTACATGATCCACAACGTCCGGTTGAGCTACGCGACACCGGACGAAGGGCTCGAAGTTGCGGGTTGGTGTCGCAACGTGACGGACGAGCGATTCACGACCTTCGCGGCCGACATCTCGAACTTCGCCCGCCAGCAACTCCACTACGTCGGCGATCCCCGGTCCTGCGGTGCCGAAGTCCGACTCGCCTGGTAG
- a CDS encoding sulfatase — protein MSNGRRRRERIALWMLAVAAISFFVYRSVDLGFRRGDERPVGGVEDVVALAQRDDLNVLFVLIDTLRADRMSAYGYERETTPFIASLARSGIRFDQHLAQSSWTKASMASLWSGLYPLRTGVTKFDHVLSEDAELPAEILSEAGYRTVGIYRNGWVNGYFGFDQGFDRYYRPMGQLRDAGLQRLRPNELGHAGDEELVGDAIEFLRINGRRQPWLLYLHMMDLHEYTYDDQSALFGSAPSDIYDNSLLRTDWLISELHSFLAEEGLLENTLFVLLSDHGEAFGERGFEGHARAVFPETTHTPFILGLPFRLEEELVIERPSTNLDVWPTLLELLGRRLPDERDGRSRRDDILRALDPAGRVREESGIEEVQFAFLDENWGRPDPERKPAVSASEDRLRYVSGTDADGEPFEALLSSEDGFTRNQIAEAPEAASRLRAAADRHLETDAIFDAGALELDEMQLDQLRALGYQLP, from the coding sequence GTGTCGAACGGACGTCGCCGTCGAGAGCGGATCGCACTCTGGATGCTCGCGGTCGCGGCCATCTCGTTCTTCGTGTACCGATCCGTCGACCTCGGATTCCGACGCGGCGACGAGAGACCCGTGGGCGGAGTCGAGGACGTCGTCGCCCTCGCCCAGCGCGACGACCTCAACGTCCTCTTCGTCCTGATCGACACCCTGCGAGCCGATCGCATGAGTGCATACGGGTACGAGCGCGAGACGACGCCCTTCATCGCATCGCTCGCGCGCTCGGGCATCCGGTTCGACCAGCATCTCGCGCAGTCGTCCTGGACGAAGGCCTCGATGGCTTCGCTCTGGTCAGGTCTCTACCCGCTCCGCACGGGTGTCACGAAGTTCGACCACGTCCTCTCTGAGGACGCGGAGCTCCCGGCAGAGATCCTGTCCGAGGCCGGCTACCGGACGGTCGGGATCTACCGAAACGGATGGGTCAACGGCTACTTCGGTTTCGATCAAGGCTTCGATCGCTACTACCGGCCCATGGGACAGCTGCGAGACGCGGGGCTCCAGCGCCTGCGCCCGAACGAACTCGGCCATGCCGGCGACGAGGAGCTGGTCGGCGACGCGATCGAGTTCCTCAGGATCAACGGCCGGCGCCAGCCCTGGCTCCTCTATCTGCACATGATGGATCTACACGAGTACACGTATGACGATCAGTCGGCACTCTTCGGCAGCGCTCCCTCTGACATCTACGACAACTCGCTGCTCCGAACGGATTGGCTGATCTCCGAGCTGCACAGCTTCCTGGCAGAAGAGGGATTGCTCGAGAACACCCTCTTCGTCCTCCTCTCCGACCACGGCGAGGCGTTCGGTGAGCGCGGCTTCGAGGGGCACGCCCGCGCCGTCTTTCCCGAGACGACCCACACGCCCTTCATCCTCGGGCTGCCCTTCCGGCTCGAGGAAGAGCTGGTGATCGAGCGACCCTCGACGAACCTCGACGTCTGGCCCACGCTGCTCGAGCTGTTGGGAAGACGCCTGCCCGACGAGCGCGACGGACGATCTCGCCGAGACGACATCCTTCGGGCGTTGGATCCGGCGGGACGAGTTCGCGAGGAATCGGGGATCGAGGAGGTCCAGTTCGCGTTCCTCGACGAGAACTGGGGACGTCCCGATCCGGAGCGGAAGCCGGCCGTGAGCGCGAGCGAGGATCGGCTGCGCTACGTCTCCGGGACGGATGCCGACGGCGAACCCTTCGAGGCGTTGCTGTCTTCCGAGGACGGCTTCACGCGCAACCAGATCGCCGAAGCCCCGGAGGCAGCCAGCCGTCTCCGCGCAGCAGCGGATCGGCATCTCGAGACCGACGCGATCTTCGATGCCGGCGCACTCGAGCTCGACGAGATGCAGCTCGACCAGCTTCGAGCGCTCGGCTACCAGCTCCCGTAG